From Pelotomaculum schinkii, the proteins below share one genomic window:
- a CDS encoding tyrosine recombinase XerC, translated as MYSHFDNFLVYLKVEKNASPRTIESYQKDFFQGLDFFASYLKKKDHAVEPKDLDHSIFRLYLGQMQEQGLARTTMARRLAAWRSLYRYLKRENIVDDNPAARVASPRLKKGLPSFLYENEIAQLIEAPDLTHPLGVRDRALLETLYAAGLRIHELVSLDLADLDLGSGYVRVMGKRAKERLSPIGIEAVTALRRYLAGSRQRLLANAKPAKNKSQANPASASAVMPGPQKISGAVFLNRWGERLTERGVRKILNKYVEEVSLERKVSPHTLRHSFATHLLNAGADLRAVQELLGHTCLSSTQVYTHVTGERLKKVYQSAHPRAKE; from the coding sequence ATGTACAGTCATTTTGATAACTTTTTAGTTTATCTGAAAGTGGAAAAGAACGCGTCCCCAAGGACTATAGAAAGCTACCAGAAGGACTTCTTCCAGGGGTTGGATTTTTTTGCTTCTTACTTGAAGAAAAAAGACCATGCTGTTGAACCAAAGGACCTCGACCACAGTATTTTCAGACTCTACCTGGGCCAGATGCAGGAACAAGGGCTGGCCAGGACCACCATGGCCAGGCGCCTTGCGGCATGGCGTTCCCTGTACCGTTATCTGAAGCGGGAGAATATCGTTGACGACAATCCCGCAGCCAGGGTCGCCAGCCCCAGACTTAAGAAAGGGTTGCCTTCTTTCTTATACGAGAATGAGATTGCCCAACTGATCGAGGCGCCTGATTTAACCCACCCGCTTGGTGTCAGGGACCGGGCGCTGCTGGAAACGCTTTATGCCGCCGGTCTAAGGATTCATGAACTGGTATCCCTTGACTTGGCCGACCTTGATCTTGGCTCCGGCTATGTGCGGGTAATGGGAAAAAGAGCAAAAGAGAGGCTGTCGCCCATCGGCATAGAGGCCGTTACAGCTTTGCGCAGGTACCTGGCCGGTTCACGCCAGAGGCTTTTGGCAAACGCTAAACCCGCCAAAAATAAGAGCCAAGCCAACCCTGCGTCAGCCAGCGCGGTAATGCCCGGGCCGCAAAAAATCAGCGGCGCGGTATTTCTTAACCGGTGGGGGGAGAGGCTCACGGAGCGGGGCGTGCGGAAAATCCTGAACAAATATGTGGAAGAGGTCAGCCTGGAAAGAAAGGTCAGCCCGCACACACTGAGACACTCTTTTGCCACACACCTGCTTAACGCGGGGGCTGACCTTCGCGCTGTACAGGAACTGCTCGGACATACATGCCTTTCCAGCACCCAGGTCTATACCCATGTTACGGGCGAAAGATTGAAAAAAGTATACCAGAGCGCCCACCCCAGGGCAAAAGAGTAA
- the trmFO gene encoding methylenetetrahydrofolate--tRNA-(uracil(54)-C(5))-methyltransferase (FADH(2)-oxidizing) TrmFO, with protein MQDRTVTIIGAGLAGSEAAWQVARKGIKVKLYEMRPDKQTPAHRGSLFAELVCSNSLRASSLENAVGLLKEEMRRMGSLIMRCADKFRVPAGGALAVDRELFSSCVTETLYQHPLIEICRTEVTAIPEDDTVILATGPLTSEAMAENIRQFSGEEYLYFYDAVAPIVSGDSINMDQVFRSSRYGKGEAAYLNCPMDEEQYQTFWDALVKAEKAPRKEFEQSTHFEGCLPVEVLAARGKDTLLYGPLKPVGLIDPKTGKRPFAVVQLRQENADATMYNLVGFQTGLKWSEQTRVFRLIPGLEKAEFLRLGVMHRNTYINSPALLNPTYESKKRPGLFFAGQLTGVEGYVESSAAGLVAGINAARRAAGKETLAFPGDTGHGSLAHYITSADPAHFQPMNISFGLFPPLDHKIRDKKERYRLIAQRSLESLSAFINNIYISL; from the coding sequence ATGCAAGATAGAACTGTCACCATCATCGGGGCCGGCTTGGCAGGTTCGGAGGCGGCCTGGCAGGTAGCCCGGAAGGGGATTAAAGTCAAACTCTACGAAATGCGGCCGGACAAACAGACACCGGCCCACCGGGGCAGTTTATTTGCGGAATTGGTCTGCAGCAATTCGCTAAGGGCATCCAGCCTGGAGAATGCTGTCGGCCTCTTAAAAGAAGAGATGAGACGAATGGGTTCCCTGATTATGCGTTGCGCCGACAAATTCAGGGTGCCGGCGGGGGGCGCCCTCGCCGTTGACAGGGAGCTGTTTTCCAGCTGTGTCACCGAGACCCTTTACCAACACCCCCTGATCGAAATTTGCCGTACCGAGGTAACCGCCATACCTGAGGACGATACGGTAATCCTGGCCACAGGGCCGCTGACCTCGGAAGCCATGGCTGAGAACATCAGGCAGTTCAGCGGAGAGGAATACCTTTATTTCTATGACGCAGTCGCCCCAATTGTAAGCGGTGATTCAATAAATATGGATCAAGTATTTCGTTCCTCCAGGTACGGGAAAGGTGAGGCCGCCTATTTAAACTGTCCGATGGACGAGGAGCAATACCAAACTTTTTGGGATGCGCTGGTCAAGGCGGAAAAGGCTCCCCGCAAAGAGTTTGAGCAATCAACGCACTTTGAAGGATGTCTGCCTGTTGAGGTACTCGCCGCCCGTGGAAAAGATACTCTTCTTTACGGACCCTTAAAGCCGGTGGGCCTCATTGACCCCAAAACGGGCAAGCGGCCTTTTGCCGTGGTCCAGTTGCGGCAGGAGAACGCGGACGCTACCATGTACAACCTGGTTGGATTTCAGACCGGTTTAAAATGGAGCGAGCAAACGCGGGTATTCCGCCTCATACCAGGACTGGAAAAGGCTGAGTTTCTGCGGCTTGGAGTGATGCACAGAAATACCTATATCAATTCACCGGCGCTTTTAAATCCTACTTATGAGAGTAAAAAAAGGCCCGGGCTCTTCTTTGCCGGGCAGCTTACCGGAGTTGAGGGGTACGTGGAATCATCGGCCGCCGGGTTGGTCGCCGGGATTAATGCTGCGCGGAGGGCCGCAGGTAAAGAGACGCTGGCCTTTCCGGGAGATACCGGTCACGGTTCTCTTGCCCATTACATAACTTCCGCCGATCCGGCTCATTTTCAGCCGATGAATATTTCTTTTGGCCTTTTTCCACCCCTGGATCATAAAATCCGGGATAAAAAGGAGCGATACAGGTTAATCGCCCAAAGATCACTTGAATCACTTTCAGCATTTATTAATAACATTTACATATCATTGTAA
- a CDS encoding Ku protein, with protein MRPLWKGAVSFGLVYVPVKLYAATEHKDIRFNYLHQKCKTPIQYRRYCPHCQTEVPMEEIVRGYEYEKGSYVIMADEDFEVTGGDGGRNINIMDFVNLADIDPIYFEKAYYLAPGEGGAKVYELLKRAMSETGKVAVARVVIRNRESLAALRVSGNTLVMSTMHYPDEVRQAAALPELNYQVNLHENEVKMAVSLINSLSAEFQPEKYNDTYREGLMEIIQAKIAGEEITTPARRETGKVVDLMEALKASIDLAKEERVADRQAKKSKSMKESKVKKETSRRKTS; from the coding sequence ATGCGGCCGTTATGGAAAGGAGCCGTGAGCTTCGGCCTGGTTTATGTGCCGGTCAAGCTCTATGCGGCAACAGAGCACAAGGACATCCGTTTCAATTACCTGCACCAAAAGTGCAAGACGCCCATACAGTACCGGCGCTACTGCCCTCACTGCCAGACGGAAGTGCCCATGGAGGAAATCGTGCGCGGGTATGAATATGAAAAAGGCAGCTATGTGATCATGGCGGATGAAGATTTTGAGGTTACCGGAGGTGACGGGGGCAGGAATATCAATATCATGGACTTTGTCAACCTTGCCGATATCGATCCCATCTACTTCGAAAAGGCTTACTATTTAGCTCCCGGGGAGGGCGGGGCGAAGGTATATGAACTGCTGAAAAGGGCGATGAGTGAAACCGGCAAGGTAGCGGTGGCCAGGGTTGTTATCCGCAACAGAGAGTCGCTGGCAGCCCTGCGGGTAAGCGGCAATACCCTGGTAATGAGTACGATGCATTATCCTGATGAGGTTAGGCAGGCTGCCGCCCTCCCCGAACTGAATTACCAGGTAAACCTGCACGAGAATGAAGTAAAAATGGCGGTCAGTCTCATTAACAGCCTCTCTGCCGAATTCCAGCCGGAAAAATACAATGACACTTACAGAGAGGGATTAATGGAGATCATACAGGCTAAAATTGCCGGGGAAGAAATTACGACTCCTGCCCGGCGTGAAACAGGAAAAGTAGTCGATCTGATGGAGGCGCTCAAAGCGAGTATTGACCTGGCTAAAGAAGAGCGGGTCGCGGACAGGCAGGCCAAAAAGTCAAAAAGTATGAAAGAATCAAAGGTAAAAAAGGAAACCTCCCGGCGTAAAACATCATGA
- the ligD gene encoding non-homologous end-joining DNA ligase, whose protein sequence is MRGAIRDGKTLPLVRPMLAVSSPPFDSDKHLFEIKWDGYRSLAYLDDRTIIRSRNLVDLTAKFPELSRLHQRVKRLPAIIDGEIVIFEAGRPSFAGLQARGRMDGNKKAGRATLLTPAVFIAFDVLYTGGGSVMEKSLEERKDILQDMVEQSDELVLSRFIHAEGLAYYNACVGEGLEGVIAKRLDSVYLPGRRSNSWQKFKNTREADLVISGYQKGTGGRLLGSLLLGGYRDGRLVYQGKVGTGFSEQEAVLLLEKLEKLEVDQNILVVPPKEIKQARWVKPVLVCAVGYLTLTAEGYLRHPVYKGLRSDKTPNECGVATE, encoded by the coding sequence ATGAGGGGAGCCATCAGGGATGGAAAAACACTGCCTCTCGTCCGTCCAATGCTGGCTGTAAGTTCCCCACCCTTTGACAGCGATAAGCACCTTTTTGAAATTAAGTGGGATGGTTATCGCAGCCTGGCTTACCTCGATGACCGAACCATAATACGCTCGCGAAACCTGGTCGATTTGACTGCGAAATTCCCGGAATTGAGCAGACTGCACCAGCGTGTAAAAAGACTGCCCGCGATCATTGACGGTGAAATAGTAATATTTGAAGCTGGAAGACCATCTTTTGCCGGTTTGCAGGCCAGGGGCAGGATGGACGGTAATAAAAAGGCGGGCCGGGCCACTCTATTAACCCCGGCTGTTTTTATAGCTTTCGACGTCCTGTACACAGGTGGCGGCAGTGTGATGGAAAAAAGCCTGGAAGAGAGAAAGGACATCCTCCAAGACATGGTAGAGCAGTCGGATGAACTGGTTTTATCACGCTTTATTCATGCCGAAGGTCTGGCTTATTATAATGCTTGTGTTGGAGAAGGTTTGGAGGGTGTTATCGCTAAAAGGTTGGATAGCGTATATCTGCCGGGTCGTCGCTCTAATAGTTGGCAGAAATTCAAGAATACCAGGGAAGCAGATCTGGTCATAAGCGGCTATCAGAAGGGCACTGGAGGCAGACTGCTGGGCTCGCTGCTCCTGGGAGGCTACCGGGATGGACGGCTGGTTTACCAGGGCAAAGTCGGTACGGGGTTTAGCGAACAGGAGGCTGTTCTTCTTCTGGAAAAGCTGGAGAAGCTGGAAGTTGATCAAAACATTTTGGTTGTCCCGCCCAAAGAAATTAAACAAGCCAGGTGGGTAAAGCCAGTCCTGGTGTGCGCCGTCGGGTATCTTACCTTGACTGCCGAAGGCTACCTTCGCCATCCTGTTTATAAAGGGCTCCGCTCAGATAAGACACCAAATGAATGTGGAGTTGCGACTGAATAG
- the topA gene encoding type I DNA topoisomerase: MSKILVIVESPAKAKTISKFLGKKYFVKASMGHVRDLPKSQFGVDVKNGFSPKYITIRGKGETIKDLKTAVKKADQVLIASDPDREGEAIAWHIQKLLEMGEGEPCRIEFNEITKPAVQKAVNQPRLIDYNRVNAQQARRILDRLVGYNLSPLLWRKVKKGLSAGRVQSVAVRLICDREEEIAAFEPEEYWTLTGLFAKTGYSPFEGKLFKYQDKKIEIKSSAEMQEVLDRLKGAHYIVSKITRKEKLRRPAPPFITSTLQQEAYRKLNYTARKTMIIAQQLYEGLDLGKEGTTGLITYIRTDSVRVSEVAREEAHGYIKERFGVQYIGKETLKSAAKGKIQDAHEAIRPTSIHHEPEQIKAYLTTDQYKLYKLIWSRYLASLMSPAVFDTTGVDIAAGEYVFRASGSIIKFAGFMKVYIESRDDGESDEEKLLPELAEGEEVEARSLQQKQHFTQPPPRYTDATLVKTLEEKGIGRPSTYAPIVETIIKRGYIVRENKQLYPTELGSIVIDLLKKHFRDIIDVEFTAGMEKNLDSIEEGDLEWVKVLAAFYEPFMDTMEKAEKEIGHVQVTDEVTEEICELCGRNMVKKFGRFGKFLACPGFPECRNTKPLLEPTGVECPRCGGELVIRRSKKGRKFFGCDQYPKCDFVTWDQPSKTKCPYCGDLMVEKRAAGKNITLKCINENCSQGLEQKEVKATKEVKVSKESKASKETRTSKDVKAPKVRKTSKETKARKKTTAGPEQLGATNVVTEQ; this comes from the coding sequence TTGTCTAAAATACTCGTGATTGTGGAATCTCCGGCCAAAGCGAAAACCATTAGCAAGTTTCTGGGCAAAAAATATTTTGTCAAAGCTTCTATGGGCCATGTCCGAGACTTGCCGAAGAGCCAGTTCGGAGTTGATGTTAAAAACGGGTTCAGCCCAAAATATATCACTATCAGAGGCAAAGGCGAAACAATTAAAGATTTGAAAACAGCTGTAAAAAAAGCCGACCAGGTGCTGATTGCTTCAGACCCTGACCGGGAAGGCGAGGCTATCGCCTGGCATATACAAAAACTTTTGGAAATGGGCGAAGGGGAGCCGTGCCGGATTGAGTTTAACGAGATAACCAAGCCGGCCGTACAAAAAGCTGTGAACCAGCCCCGGCTGATTGATTATAACCGGGTTAACGCCCAGCAGGCACGGCGTATTCTTGACCGCCTGGTCGGTTATAACCTGAGTCCGTTACTGTGGCGTAAGGTAAAGAAAGGCTTGAGCGCCGGCCGCGTTCAATCGGTGGCGGTACGCCTGATTTGCGACCGTGAAGAGGAAATCGCTGCTTTCGAGCCTGAAGAATACTGGACGCTCACAGGTCTTTTTGCCAAAACCGGCTACAGCCCCTTTGAGGGAAAGCTCTTTAAATACCAGGACAAAAAAATAGAGATCAAATCCAGCGCCGAAATGCAGGAGGTCTTGGACAGGCTAAAAGGCGCTCACTACATTGTGAGCAAAATTACCCGCAAAGAAAAATTACGCAGGCCGGCCCCGCCTTTTATTACCAGTACCCTGCAGCAAGAGGCCTACCGGAAGTTAAATTACACCGCACGTAAAACCATGATTATAGCCCAACAGCTTTATGAAGGGCTTGACCTCGGCAAAGAGGGGACGACCGGCCTGATTACCTATATCCGGACTGATTCGGTGCGTGTATCTGAGGTAGCCAGGGAGGAAGCCCACGGCTATATCAAGGAGCGTTTTGGGGTCCAGTATATTGGCAAAGAAACCCTCAAGTCAGCGGCCAAAGGCAAAATCCAGGATGCGCACGAAGCTATCCGGCCTACCTCGATTCACCATGAACCGGAACAAATAAAAGCATACCTGACCACTGACCAGTATAAGCTTTACAAGTTAATCTGGTCACGTTATCTGGCGAGCCTTATGAGCCCTGCCGTCTTTGACACCACCGGTGTGGATATTGCAGCCGGGGAATATGTTTTCCGTGCTTCCGGTTCAATCATCAAATTCGCCGGGTTTATGAAGGTCTATATTGAGAGCAGGGATGACGGGGAAAGTGACGAAGAAAAACTTCTCCCGGAACTGGCGGAAGGCGAAGAAGTTGAAGCCAGGTCGCTACAACAAAAACAGCATTTTACCCAACCACCGCCACGTTACACCGACGCCACCCTGGTAAAAACCCTGGAAGAAAAAGGGATAGGCAGGCCCAGCACCTATGCTCCCATAGTAGAAACAATAATTAAAAGGGGTTACATAGTAAGAGAAAACAAACAATTATACCCGACTGAACTGGGTTCAATCGTTATCGACCTTTTAAAAAAGCACTTCCGGGATATTATTGATGTTGAATTCACTGCCGGCATGGAAAAAAACCTGGACAGTATTGAAGAAGGGGACCTGGAATGGGTTAAAGTTTTAGCAGCTTTTTACGAGCCTTTTATGGATACCATGGAAAAGGCCGAAAAAGAAATAGGCCATGTACAGGTAACCGATGAAGTAACGGAAGAGATATGCGAGCTGTGCGGGCGGAACATGGTTAAGAAATTCGGGCGTTTTGGCAAATTTTTGGCCTGCCCCGGTTTTCCCGAATGCCGCAATACCAAGCCTTTGTTGGAACCCACCGGCGTGGAATGTCCCCGCTGTGGAGGAGAATTGGTAATCCGTCGTTCCAAAAAAGGCAGGAAGTTTTTCGGTTGCGACCAGTATCCGAAATGTGATTTTGTCACCTGGGATCAGCCTTCAAAGACTAAGTGTCCCTATTGCGGTGACCTGATGGTGGAGAAAAGAGCCGCCGGCAAGAATATAACACTGAAGTGTATAAATGAAAACTGCAGTCAAGGACTGGAGCAAAAAGAAGTCAAGGCTACCAAGGAGGTCAAAGTTTCGAAGGAGAGCAAGGCTTCGAAAGAAACCAGGACTTCGAAGGATGTGAAGGCGCCAAAAGTGCGCAAGACTTCAAAAGAAACAAAGGCCCGGAAAAAAACAACAGCTGGGCCGGAACAGCTGGGCGCCACAAATGTCGTTACCGAACAGTGA
- a CDS encoding DUF2953 domain-containing protein has protein sequence MGRTQLVMILVGTFALILSLTSLKMRLHYRRQGRDDHFALKLSLWRGLISYKMEIPVVKTELKPGFRPWRRPLWPRTLRPAFKIEAKVTGKNDPDPVGKIEAEEVLGLKRILFMMQKSKIFFENYMPAIRYLLGKVYLRRFQWSTEFGMEEPHVTGFLAGLAGGVKGLLLAKLYRVIHSGAARPAVVITPRFEKPCFTTRIDCELDIKVGHIFLTGLKFVFMKLKG, from the coding sequence GTGGGCAGGACCCAGTTGGTAATGATCCTGGTTGGCACGTTTGCGCTGATCCTGTCCCTGACCAGTCTAAAAATGAGGCTGCACTACCGGAGGCAGGGGAGGGACGACCATTTTGCTTTAAAGCTATCTCTTTGGCGCGGGTTAATCTCCTACAAAATGGAGATACCTGTGGTGAAAACAGAACTGAAGCCTGGTTTCCGGCCATGGCGCCGTCCATTGTGGCCACGGACGTTAAGGCCGGCCTTCAAAATAGAGGCGAAGGTGACGGGGAAAAACGACCCGGATCCAGTGGGGAAAATAGAGGCGGAAGAAGTGCTCGGCCTGAAGCGCATCCTTTTCATGATGCAAAAGAGTAAAATTTTTTTTGAGAACTACATGCCGGCAATCCGGTACTTGCTTGGGAAAGTATACTTGCGGCGTTTTCAATGGAGTACGGAATTTGGCATGGAGGAACCCCACGTGACCGGGTTCCTGGCAGGGCTGGCCGGGGGGGTGAAAGGACTGCTCTTAGCCAAGCTTTACCGCGTTATACATTCCGGGGCCGCCAGACCTGCAGTGGTTATTACACCGAGATTTGAGAAGCCCTGCTTTACTACCAGGATTGACTGCGAACTTGATATCAAAGTCGGCCACATCTTTTTGACCGGCCTCAAGTTTGTCTTTATGAAGTTGAAGGGTTGA
- the ligD gene encoding non-homologous end-joining DNA ligase, producing MQESYATVDGYQVKLTNLNKLIWPEGLTKAHLVKYYREIAPYILPHLYNRPLVMKRYPHGLGDEPFYQKECPSYAPDWIIRHPVEHSEKVVNYIICNNMATLVWLANQGAIEMHPWLSRIENVECPDIAVIDLDPAAGSTFRDVLTIALLVKEALAQFNLQSYPKTSGATGLHIFVPIKPVYSYKTVTKAMQYVAELIVKINPGMATVERKVAQRQGKVYLDYLQNGRGKTMAFQYSLRPLPGAPVSTPLYWDEIGALNIEPGAFSIHNIFSRIKEIGDIYHGVLTNKQTLDALLKLI from the coding sequence GTGCAAGAATCCTATGCGACAGTTGACGGTTACCAGGTCAAACTCACCAACCTTAATAAGCTGATCTGGCCGGAAGGGTTGACCAAGGCCCATCTGGTCAAATATTACCGGGAAATCGCCCCATATATCCTGCCACATCTTTACAACCGGCCGCTAGTCATGAAACGGTACCCGCATGGTCTGGGGGATGAGCCTTTTTATCAAAAGGAGTGTCCCAGCTATGCGCCTGACTGGATCATAAGACACCCGGTCGAACATTCCGAAAAGGTTGTGAACTACATAATCTGCAACAATATGGCGACTTTGGTCTGGTTAGCCAATCAAGGCGCTATAGAAATGCATCCCTGGCTTTCCCGCATAGAAAATGTTGAATGTCCGGATATTGCTGTTATAGATCTTGACCCGGCGGCAGGAAGCACCTTTAGGGATGTTTTAACAATTGCCCTATTGGTTAAAGAAGCCCTGGCTCAGTTTAACTTGCAATCTTACCCCAAAACCTCCGGGGCTACCGGCCTGCATATTTTTGTTCCTATAAAACCGGTATACTCGTATAAAACTGTCACTAAAGCTATGCAGTACGTGGCTGAGCTTATTGTCAAAATTAATCCCGGAATGGCGACTGTGGAACGAAAAGTTGCTCAAAGGCAGGGAAAAGTCTACCTGGATTATTTACAAAACGGCCGCGGCAAAACTATGGCTTTCCAGTATAGCCTGCGGCCATTACCCGGCGCCCCGGTTTCTACCCCCCTATATTGGGATGAAATTGGAGCATTGAACATTGAGCCGGGCGCTTTTTCAATACATAATATTTTTTCAAGAATCAAAGAGATAGGGGATATTTACCACGGGGTACTAACAAATAAGCAAACCCTTGATGCATTACTGAAGTTAATATAA
- the dprA gene encoding DNA-processing protein DprA: MDDRLYWLGWQYLMPGAGKRLWSLVERFGSPRAAWEAGIKELSAIPGLGEDRANGLAERRSKLNPQEEAEKLDSMGISYVCHSDPDYPENLSAIYDPPPVLFYKGRLQAADTLSVAIVGTRKPSPYGLVVAEKLAKDLTALGLTIISGMARGIDSAAHRGALASCGRTIAVLGCGPDVVYPRENKELMDEIMNNGAVVSEFPPGTQPEAWRFPVRNRIISGLSQATLVVEAAERSGALITADFALEQGRDVMAVPGNVVNPLSRGPHRLIKQGARLIEGAGDVLDELGMEKLFPAQASGADRKMKMSYEEETLYGLLSLDPVSLDELIIRAGLLPQKVMAALMYLEIKGLTRQLPGKFYIRTGRDLF; the protein is encoded by the coding sequence TTGGATGATAGATTATACTGGTTAGGGTGGCAGTATTTGATGCCCGGCGCCGGGAAAAGATTGTGGTCGCTGGTCGAGCGCTTTGGTTCACCCCGGGCGGCTTGGGAGGCAGGCATTAAAGAACTATCCGCCATTCCGGGTTTGGGAGAAGATCGGGCAAACGGACTGGCCGAACGCAGGTCAAAGCTTAACCCTCAAGAAGAGGCAGAAAAACTAGACTCCATGGGTATAAGCTATGTATGCCACAGCGACCCTGATTATCCAGAAAATCTGTCGGCAATATATGACCCTCCTCCAGTACTATTCTACAAAGGCCGGCTTCAAGCCGCGGATACACTCTCTGTAGCAATCGTTGGCACTAGAAAGCCCTCACCTTACGGTCTGGTGGTGGCAGAGAAGCTGGCCAAAGACCTGACTGCCTTGGGGCTTACGATCATAAGCGGGATGGCCAGGGGCATTGACTCTGCAGCGCACCGCGGGGCTCTGGCAAGTTGCGGCAGGACCATAGCTGTACTGGGTTGCGGCCCGGATGTGGTCTATCCCAGGGAAAACAAAGAGCTTATGGACGAGATTATGAATAATGGAGCTGTTGTCAGTGAGTTTCCACCCGGGACCCAACCCGAAGCCTGGCGCTTTCCGGTGCGCAATCGCATTATCAGCGGCCTGTCACAGGCAACCCTGGTGGTCGAAGCGGCAGAGAGGAGCGGCGCATTGATTACTGCAGACTTTGCCCTCGAACAGGGACGCGATGTTATGGCTGTACCCGGCAATGTAGTAAACCCGTTAAGCAGGGGTCCGCACCGGCTGATTAAACAAGGCGCCAGACTTATAGAAGGAGCCGGTGATGTGCTGGATGAACTGGGTATGGAAAAACTTTTCCCCGCTCAAGCAAGTGGCGCAGATCGTAAAATGAAAATGAGCTATGAGGAAGAAACACTGTACGGCCTGCTGTCTTTGGATCCGGTCTCTCTGGATGAACTTATTATAAGGGCCGGGCTTCTGCCGCAAAAGGTGATGGCCGCGTTAATGTACCTGGAAATCAAGGGTTTGACCCGGCAGCTTCCAGGTAAGTTTTATATCCGGACAGGCCGTGATTTGTTCTAA
- the ytfJ gene encoding GerW family sporulation protein: MPEHPIEGLMKTAMESIKEMVDVNTVVGDPVETPDGSVIIPVSRVACGFAAGGGEFEVGGENKDGGGGTPTPGFGGGSGGGVSVKPIGFLVVGNGHVRMLPVDGNTVADRLIDIAPQVIDQIQNIFKRGEMQPQTQVTYKTSTPASPIS; the protein is encoded by the coding sequence ATGCCCGAACATCCTATTGAGGGTTTGATGAAAACGGCAATGGAGAGCATCAAGGAAATGGTCGATGTCAACACCGTGGTCGGTGACCCGGTCGAAACCCCTGACGGCTCTGTTATTATACCCGTCTCAAGGGTTGCCTGCGGTTTTGCTGCCGGTGGAGGTGAATTTGAAGTCGGGGGTGAGAATAAGGACGGGGGAGGCGGTACCCCAACTCCCGGTTTTGGGGGAGGCAGCGGCGGCGGGGTTTCGGTGAAGCCGATTGGCTTCCTGGTCGTCGGCAACGGGCATGTGCGGATGCTGCCGGTAGACGGCAACACTGTGGCAGACAGGTTAATTGATATCGCTCCACAAGTTATTGACCAGATCCAAAACATTTTTAAGCGCGGAGAAATGCAGCCGCAAACTCAAGTCACTTACAAGACATCGACGCCTGCTTCTCCTATCTCTTAA
- the hslV gene encoding ATP-dependent protease subunit HslV: protein MFHATTIVAVKKDGKTAVAGDGQVTFGENTIIKKGAKKIRRLYKDKVIAGFAGSVADAFTLFEKFEGKLEEFHGNLPRAAVELAKEWRTDKVLRKLEALLIVASSEDLLMISGGGEVIEPDDGVAAIGSGGPYALAAARALNRHTAMPAGEVARQALSIAAEICVYTNDNIIVEEA, encoded by the coding sequence ATGTTTCATGCCACCACTATAGTCGCAGTTAAAAAAGATGGTAAAACTGCTGTCGCCGGCGACGGTCAGGTTACCTTTGGAGAAAACACAATTATCAAAAAAGGAGCCAAAAAAATCAGGCGACTCTATAAGGATAAGGTTATAGCCGGATTTGCCGGCTCAGTGGCTGACGCATTTACTCTTTTCGAAAAATTCGAAGGGAAACTTGAAGAGTTCCATGGCAACCTGCCGCGGGCTGCGGTTGAATTGGCCAAGGAGTGGCGGACGGATAAAGTGCTGCGCAAGCTTGAAGCTCTTCTGATTGTGGCCTCCAGTGAAGACCTCCTGATGATATCCGGAGGCGGTGAAGTCATCGAACCTGATGACGGGGTGGCGGCTATCGGCTCCGGCGGCCCTTACGCCCTGGCGGCGGCCCGTGCCTTGAACAGGCACACTGCTATGCCGGCCGGTGAGGTGGCCAGGCAAGCCCTGTCGATTGCTGCTGAAATCTGTGTTTACACCAATGACAATATAATTGTGGAAGAGGCCTAA